The genomic region CGGCCATCGCCATCCACATCCGCCCACGCGCGACCGCGTTTGTTCTTGGCAGTTTTGGGCAGAGCAAGCAGCTCGAGCTGGCCGCGCCTCAATTCGCCCGCCAACGCTTTGGGCGCGGTTGTGGCCAGATGATGCACGCTCACGCGGCCGGATTGTTGGGCAATGGAAATCAACTCCGCGCGGCCATCGGCATCCAAATCTTCCGCGTGAAAGCTGCGCAGCCTGGGCATTCGAAACTGCAGCTCCGGCCCGAGTTGCCCGTCTTTGCCCTGCAATCGAAACCGAAACGGCACGGTGCTCTGCCAATTCATCAACGCCAAGTCACTGCGCCGGTCGCCATCGAGGTCCACCACCTGAAACGCCTTCACGCTGTCCGCCAGCGGGAGGCTCACTGGTTTGCCCAGCGCGCCCTTGGCGTCCTGATACAGCACGTATAATTTTGATTCGCCCAGCAACAATAAATCCGTGCGGCCATCGCCGTTGAGGTCGCCCGTGCCCAGTGCGTTGGCGCTCAGTTGCCCGTCGCGCAGCGTCCACCGCTTCGGTGTGCCCCAGCCTTTGGCCTCGCGAAATTGGACCAGCAATTCCTTCGGCTCGCCGTAGTAGGCTAGGTCCGGCTTTTTGTCGCCATTCAAATCTGCCACCACCAAACTGGAAATGCGTTTCTCTGACGGGATGGATTCAATCCGAAACCGTGCATCTGGCGGCAGTGCATTGGCGGCGTCTTCCGTGGGCGTCGTGGGTTTTTCGCCCGGGCGATTGTAAAGCAGCGTGATTTTACTGCGCGGATTGTTGACCAAAACCAAATCGCGGCGCCCATCGCCATCAAGATCCGCTTGGCAAAGATTATCAATCCCTCGCCCGACCGGAAAAATTTCCGGCCCCAAAAAACCAAACCGTTCTGCCGCCGAAGGTGCATCAGCCGCCACAATCGTGGTCGCCGTAAAGAGAGCCAAAAGTAGTGTGCGCATAATTTACAGGTGAAGGAGAATGATGGGCGGGTTCATACCACTTGGCCAGATAAATTGAACCGCCTTGGCGGTTCAAAAATCATTCCCCAATTAAATGCACCGTCACTTTCCGGTGATGGCCGGCGTGGCGGTGTTCCCATAAATAAATTCCCTGCCACGTGCCGAGCGCCAAGCGGCTGCCGGTGATGGGGATGGAAAGATTCACCGCCGTCAACGCCGTGCGGACGTGGGCGGGCATATCGTCGGGGCCTTCGTAATCGTGCTCGAACATCGGATCGCCATCGGGACACACGCGGGCCATAAAGCGTTCCAAATCCCGCCGCACGCCGGGGTCGGCATTTTCCTGAATTAACAGCGACGCGCTGGTGTGCTGCAAATGCATCGTCGCCAAGCCTTCGGCAAAGCCGGTTTCTGAAACCAACGATTCCACTTCACCGGTGATTTCGTGAAACTCACGGCCCGTGGTCGGCACGGTAAGTGTGTGCGTGTGTTGTGATAGCATTGAATGGGTTTGCCTTGGAAGTTGCCGAAAGGCAAGCCGCGAGGACGGAGGTGGGCCGCCCTCGCGACTTTTAGGTGGAGTGAAACCGACCGGGGTGGAGGGCGTTCGCCGCCCAAGGAGGATCGATTTCCGCCGGTTCAAACCGCCAGGAGGAGAAGTAGGCGTCGGCGCTTTGGGCGTCGGTGGAACTATTCGCGCTTAATTCCCGTAAGAGGAAACTCAAGATGGGCGTGCGCGTATTCCATTGCGGCAGGTGCTCGAACTCCGCGATGGTGTACACCTCACCTTCTCTCGGCACGTTGGAGGTCCAATCCCAAATCGCGCCGGAAAAGTTGTCGTTGGTGCAAATCACCCGTTGCCCTGCATACCACATTTCCATTCTCCTTAATTCAACGTAAGCCGGATTGAAGGATCGCGCTTGGAAAGTTGCTAACCGAGTGTGAAAAAAGGTTGAGGCCAAGGTGGCGATTCAAAAAAAGACGGCCCGTAGGCCGCCTTGTAAATTCCAGGTTTTGAATGCTGTCTCCGGATTAAATTCCTTTATCAATCATCAGCTTCAGCAGATCGCCGACGCGATTGGAGTAGCCCCATTCGTTGTCGTACCAGCTGACGACTTTGAAGAAGTTTTCATTTAACTCCATTCCCGCGCCTTGATCGAAGATGCTCGAATTGGGGCAGTGGATGAAGTCAGTGCTCACCACTTCGTCTTCGGTGTAGCCGAGAATGTCCTTGAGATAAGTCTCGCTGGCATTTTTCATAGCGGCGGAAATCTCGGCGTAGCTGGTGCTCTTCTCGGTTTTGAATGTGAGATCCACCACGCTCGCCGTCGGCGTGGGCACGCGGAAGGCCATCCCGCTTAATTTACCTTTCACCTCAGGGCAAACGAGGCTCACCGCTTTGGCGGCGCCGGTGCTGGCGGGGATGATGTTGATGGCGGCGGCGCGGCCATCGCGCCATGCTTTGCGGCTGGGACCGTCCACGGTTTTTTGTGTGGCGGTGTAGGCGTGGATGGTGGTCATCAACCCCTCTGCAATGCCGAAGCCTTCTTTGAGCAATACGTGCACCACGGGCGCGAGGCAGTTGGTGGTGCAGCTGGCGTTGGAAACGATGTGATGATTTTGCGCGTCGTATTGGTCATCGTTCACGCCCATCACGACGGTTAAATCTTCGCCCTTCGCGGGGGCACTGATGATGACTTTTTTCGCGCCGGCCTCGAGGTGGCCTTTGGATTTCTCAGCATCGGTGAAGAGGCCGGTGGATTCGATGACGACATCGACGCCCAGCTCTTTCCACGGCAGTTCGGCGGGAGTGCGGGCACTGACGACTTTCATTTCATCGCCATTGACGACCAGCGTGTCATCGCCTTGATGGGTGACCTCGCCGGGGAACGTGCCTTGCGCTGAATCGTATTTAACAAGGTAGGCGAGATTATCCGCCGGGACGATATCGCCCACTGCGACGACGTCGATCGCCGTGCCCACGAGTCCCTGTTCCACCATCGCGCGGTAAGCCAACCGGCCAATCCGCCCGAAACCATTAATTGCAACTTTGATAGCCATAGTAATTTCCGCTTCTTAAAAATGCGGGCCGCGCATCATAGCGATGGCGGCTGCGGCGTCAAGAGCGGAGTCCAGCGACCTCGACATCCCCGCACCGGTGCGTTATTCTCTCGCCGATGCCACTGCTGGAAATCAGCGATCTCAATAAATGCTACCGCACCCCCGAAGGCGAAACGCAAACGGTGCTGGATGTGCCGACGTTTTCCCTCAAGACCGGCCAACAAATCGCTCTGCGCGGGGTCAGCGGCACGGGTAAAACCACCTTGCTCAATTGCATCGCCGGCATTCTGAGCCCCACGAGCGGCACCGTGCGGCTTGATGGCCGCGATATGGCCGCCGCCAGCGAGCCCCATCGCGACGCCCTCCGCGCGCGATGCATCGGCTACATTTTTCAAACTTTTAACCTTTTGCAAGGCTATACCTGTATGGAAAATGTTTTGCTCGGGATGAGTTTTGGCCGAGGGCCGGACACCGATGCTGCGCGCGGCTTGCTTGATCGCGTGGGGCTCAGCCATCGCTTGCATCATCGTCCCGGTCAACTTTCTGTGGGCCAACAGCAACGCGTGGCTGTGGCGCGCGCGTTGGCCAACCAGCCGCTGCTTGTGTTGGCCGATGAACCGACGGGAAATCTTGATCCGCACAACGCGCGCGAGGCATTGCAGCTCATCCGCGAAGTGTGCGAGGAAAGCAGCGCGGCATTGTTGATAGTGAGCCACGATCCATTGGTTCTCGAACAATTTGAAGATTCCCAGGATTTGGCAAAGTTGAACCGCGCCGCGCAGGAGGTGGCCGTATGACGTGGTGGATGATCATCCGCAACAGCCTGCGCCAGCACGCGTTGTCTACGATCATTACCGCCACGAGCATCGGCCTCGGTTGCGGTTTGTTGATGGCGGTGTGGGTGGTGAACTTCCAATCGCAGCGCGCCTTTCGGAATGTCACCGGCGGATTCGATGCCATCCTCGGCCCGCGGGGGTCGCAAACGCAATTGGTGCTGAATAGCTTGTTTCATATGGACGCCTCGCCCGGGCTCATCAACCGCGCCGATTACGAGACATTCCGCAAAAGCTACAAACGCTTTTACCGCAACGCCGTGCCGATTGCCGTGGGCGATAATTTCCAGGGCTATCGCATTGTGGGCACCACGCACGATTTGTTTGCCGCCGAGCATTCGCCGGGCGAGCCTTACGCGTTGGCGGTGGGCGATTATTTTATCCGGAACGACAAGCAATGGAACAAGGAAGCGGTGATCGGCGACACCGTGGCACGCAAACTCGGCTGGCGCGTGAACCAAAAATTCAATCCGTATCACGGCCTCAACTTTGCCGAAGGCCAGCAGCCGCACAAAGATGAGTACACCGTGGTGGGCATTCTGCGCCCCACCGGCACGCCGGCTGACAAAGTGATTTGGATTCCCATCGAGGGCCTGCAGCAGATGGACGGACACGACGCGCAATACGCCGGCGACGTTAGCGCCGTACTCATCCAGCTCAGCACCAACACCACCGCGCGCGCTTTCGGGATGAACACCCTCGACAGCATTTACAACAAAGGCACCGACCACCTCACGTTTGTGAAATCCACCGCCGACGTCGTGGCGCGATTGTTCGACCGACTCGGTTGGGCGGAAAAAGTGTTGCGTTGGGTCGCGCTGCTCGTGGCCGTGGTGGCGGCGGGTTCCGTGCTGGCGAGTATATATAATACGATGAATGAACGCCGCCGCGAGTTTGCCATTCTGCGCGCGTTGGGCGCGGGACGCGGCACGGTGTTTGGCGTCATTGTGCTGGAGAGCGCCACCATCGCCGCGCTCGGCGCAGTGATTGGCTTCGCCGTGTACGCCGGAATTATGGCCGCCGCCGAAAACATTCTGCGAAATGAAATCGGCGTCACCCTCCATCCCTTCGAGCAACACCCCGTGATGCTCATTGTGCCGGTGGGGCTGATTGTGCTCGGCGCAGTCGTGGGCATCATCCCCGCCCTCAAAGCCTACCGCACCGACGTAGCCGAAAACCTCATCCCACAAAGCTAAGATAATGATGCTCAAACATTTCGTGTCCCTGCCCATATTGATCCTCGCCGCCGCGCTCGGTTGCGGCGATAGCCACAATCACGATCACGCGGGCCACAACCACAACCACGGTGAAGGCGATGCTCACGGCCACGCCGCCCCGCACGGCGGCGTGTTGGTAAATGTGGAAAATGAATTTTGTCACCTCGAATTTGTGCTCGAGCCGGGCACCGACCGTCTGCAACTGCACGCGATGCGCTTTCATCCCCGCGAATCACCGTTGAAATTTTTTATGGAAAAAATCGAGGCCACTGCCAAAGTCGGCGAGGCTGAGAAAACCATCATTTTCAAACCCACGGAGCTCGATGGTGTGACCGCCACCACCCAACCCACCTCCCTCTACGTCGCCCAAATCGATTGGATAAACGACACCCCCACCTTCACTGGCACCCTCACCGAACTAAAAATCGAAGGCAAATCCCTCA from Limisphaerales bacterium harbors:
- a CDS encoding VCBS repeat-containing protein, with translation MRTLLLALFTATTIVAADAPSAAERFGFLGPEIFPVGRGIDNLCQADLDGDGRRDLVLVNNPRSKITLLYNRPGEKPTTPTEDAANALPPDARFRIESIPSEKRISSLVVADLNGDKKPDLAYYGEPKELLVQFREAKGWGTPKRWTLRDGQLSANALGTGDLNGDGRTDLLLLGESKLYVLYQDAKGALGKPVSLPLADSVKAFQVVDLDGDRRSDLALMNWQSTVPFRFRLQGKDGQLGPELQFRMPRLRSFHAEDLDADGRAELISIAQQSGRVSVHHLATTAPKALAGELRRGQLELLALPKTAKNKRGRAWADVDGDGRTDLIYADPEGSQLVLQTQTERGTFASPRRFPCLSGITQIAVADWNGD
- a CDS encoding YjbQ family protein; protein product: MLSQHTHTLTVPTTGREFHEITGEVESLVSETGFAEGLATMHLQHTSASLLIQENADPGVRRDLERFMARVCPDGDPMFEHDYEGPDDMPAHVRTALTAVNLSIPITGSRLALGTWQGIYLWEHRHAGHHRKVTVHLIGE
- the gap gene encoding type I glyceraldehyde-3-phosphate dehydrogenase; its protein translation is MAIKVAINGFGRIGRLAYRAMVEQGLVGTAIDVVAVGDIVPADNLAYLVKYDSAQGTFPGEVTHQGDDTLVVNGDEMKVVSARTPAELPWKELGVDVVIESTGLFTDAEKSKGHLEAGAKKVIISAPAKGEDLTVVMGVNDDQYDAQNHHIVSNASCTTNCLAPVVHVLLKEGFGIAEGLMTTIHAYTATQKTVDGPSRKAWRDGRAAAINIIPASTGAAKAVSLVCPEVKGKLSGMAFRVPTPTASVVDLTFKTEKSTSYAEISAAMKNASETYLKDILGYTEDEVVSTDFIHCPNSSIFDQGAGMELNENFFKVVSWYDNEWGYSNRVGDLLKLMIDKGI
- a CDS encoding ABC transporter ATP-binding protein, which codes for MPLLEISDLNKCYRTPEGETQTVLDVPTFSLKTGQQIALRGVSGTGKTTLLNCIAGILSPTSGTVRLDGRDMAAASEPHRDALRARCIGYIFQTFNLLQGYTCMENVLLGMSFGRGPDTDAARGLLDRVGLSHRLHHRPGQLSVGQQQRVAVARALANQPLLVLADEPTGNLDPHNAREALQLIREVCEESSAALLIVSHDPLVLEQFEDSQDLAKLNRAAQEVAV
- a CDS encoding FtsX-like permease family protein — translated: MTWWMIIRNSLRQHALSTIITATSIGLGCGLLMAVWVVNFQSQRAFRNVTGGFDAILGPRGSQTQLVLNSLFHMDASPGLINRADYETFRKSYKRFYRNAVPIAVGDNFQGYRIVGTTHDLFAAEHSPGEPYALAVGDYFIRNDKQWNKEAVIGDTVARKLGWRVNQKFNPYHGLNFAEGQQPHKDEYTVVGILRPTGTPADKVIWIPIEGLQQMDGHDAQYAGDVSAVLIQLSTNTTARAFGMNTLDSIYNKGTDHLTFVKSTADVVARLFDRLGWAEKVLRWVALLVAVVAAGSVLASIYNTMNERRREFAILRALGAGRGTVFGVIVLESATIAALGAVIGFAVYAGIMAAAENILRNEIGVTLHPFEQHPVMLIVPVGLIVLGAVVGIIPALKAYRTDVAENLIPQS